Proteins encoded within one genomic window of Nitrospira sp.:
- a CDS encoding IS30 family transposase, giving the protein MGHDHRLTFMEREELSRMFAAGYSVRATAHVLQRAPSTRSRELTRHRTSPVTYRAVPAHQRATRWAHQPRKPPKLAADLRLRRAVLARLAQRWSPEQIAHSLRQQYPRDPTMQISHEAIYGYLYGVPPDTVKRALTRHLRRRHRFWRPHKVRLSSRAVQEMVSIDDRPAEVAARVVPGHWEGDLLVGHANASALGTLVKRTTRFTLLVPLKAKHATAVRQAFVRAIRTLPPPLRRSLTYDQGQEMRDHRRFTTQTQMPVYFAHPHSPWERGTNENTNGLLRQFFPAGTHFNKVSRGEIKRVQALLNDRPRKILNWHSPAHAFHHLLR; this is encoded by the coding sequence ATGGGACACGATCACCGATTGACTTTTATGGAACGTGAAGAACTCAGTCGCATGTTCGCCGCCGGGTATAGTGTACGTGCAACGGCTCACGTCCTGCAGCGCGCGCCCAGCACGCGGTCACGTGAACTCACTCGGCACCGCACCAGCCCGGTGACCTATCGCGCGGTGCCAGCCCATCAACGGGCGACTCGGTGGGCCCATCAGCCACGGAAACCCCCGAAGCTTGCGGCGGACCTCCGACTCCGCCGAGCGGTCTTGGCCCGGCTGGCACAACGCTGGTCGCCAGAACAGATTGCCCACAGTTTGCGCCAGCAGTATCCTAGAGACCCCACGATGCAGATTTCGCATGAAGCCATCTATGGCTATCTCTATGGGGTACCCCCCGACACCGTCAAGCGCGCCCTCACTCGGCACCTCCGGCGGCGGCATCGTTTTTGGCGGCCCCACAAGGTCCGGCTCTCCTCGCGTGCCGTCCAGGAGATGGTCAGCATTGATGACCGACCAGCCGAAGTAGCTGCGCGTGTCGTGCCGGGCCATTGGGAAGGCGACTTGCTCGTCGGCCATGCCAATGCCTCGGCGCTCGGGACGCTCGTCAAACGCACGACACGGTTTACCCTACTGGTCCCGCTGAAGGCCAAGCATGCGACCGCAGTACGACAGGCCTTTGTCCGGGCTATCCGGACACTGCCGCCGCCGCTCCGCCGGTCTCTCACGTATGACCAGGGACAGGAGATGCGCGACCATCGGCGCTTTACCACCCAGACACAGATGCCGGTCTACTTTGCGCATCCCCACTCTCCCTGGGAACGGGGCACCAACGAAAACACCAACGGGCTCCTACGGCAGTTCTTTCCCGCCGGGACCCACTTTAACAAGGTGTCACGGGGCGAGATCAAGCGAGTGCAGGCACTGCTCAACGATCGGCCACGGAAAATTCTGAACTGGCACAGCCCCGCGCATGCATTTCACCACCTGTTGCGTTAG
- a CDS encoding plasmid maintenance system killer protein — translation MIEKIKHRGLRRLYEHGDRSGLRSDIAGKAELYLSVLDTAQTVRELDITGFGLHRLTGDRKGWFSVFVSRNHRIIFRFEDGKAFDVNLVDYH, via the coding sequence ATGATCGAAAAGATCAAACATCGTGGCCTAAGAAGGCTCTATGAGCACGGCGACCGGAGTGGTCTACGCTCGGACATTGCCGGAAAAGCAGAACTCTACTTATCGGTGCTGGATACCGCACAAACTGTCCGGGAGCTCGATATCACCGGCTTTGGCTTGCACCGGCTGACCGGCGACCGCAAGGGGTGGTTTAGCGTCTTCGTCTCACGCAATCACCGGATCATCTTCCGGTTTGAAGACGGAAAGGCCTTCGATGTGAATTTGGTGGACTATCATTAA